From the Triticum urartu cultivar G1812 chromosome 4, Tu2.1, whole genome shotgun sequence genome, the window TTCTAACTAGCTGAACTTTTTAGGACACTGATGTCCATAATTTAGTGCCTAAGATGCACTGCCCTGAAATTTATGGCCTGTTGTTGATATATTTGTATTGCTTAAACGCAGAATGGTAGATACACTGTTATGAATTTTTAGGATTTCAGCTGCTGTTTATATCCCTGAGTGGCTAATTTCAACTCAAATCCAGATCATTACCTGCTCATAAGCTGCAGGTACTAATTGCCATCTTCATACTGGATCGGTTGAGTTGGGAGCTATGTACCAGTTATGTCTGATTAATCATGTGTTCTGCTGTAATCATCCAATGTTTTTGCTCCGCTACCTTGCTTTAGATTTCCTCGCCGGCAGGAAATTTCCATGTGTTTTGGGGTATTGTGGATGGTTTTGTTCTGAAACGTGTAACTGTAGTCCTGAAAGTTTCTGAAGTTGGTGCTTCTTTGACATTGCTATTCTGAACTTTATTATGATGTCAGTTCAATATTCTTTTTTGTAAATGACATGCTGTTTCTGAGCATGGCCAAAGCATCTAGTCTTCAAGGTGCTTCATTCTACAAATGTAGGCACAATCACTTTGACACGCCCGAACAGCTACGTTATCCAAACGTGTGGTTACCATTACTCTACTTCCATTAGCATTTTTTGGAAAGGCACAACTAATAATATTACATGCTAGATGATCCCATAAGTCATCAACTACAATAAAGTACCCACTGTAAATTTTGCACGAGTTAGTCATACATTATATCAGTAAGTGGTTACAAGGTGCATAGAAAATGATCATAAGTAAAATGAAGGTAACAAAGGATGATGACACACGCCAGTACTAGAAAAAAAAGTAATACTCATATAAAGGTCATGTTTATAATCCTTAAAAAAAACTTATAGAAATCAAAAAATTCATCTTACATCCACCGACCCCGTCCCTGCGCCTGAAGCAACCTGTTGAAACCCAAGAGCTTCTAGAAGCAACGGCTAGAGGAAACCAAAAAGATGCTAGCGACCGCGATTAGGAAGATGTTCAATACTTGTGCATAAATTCAAAAGATGTTTATGTTTCTGAACTTTGTTCGCAAATTCGGAAAATGTTTGGGGAATTTGATAAAAAATTCACGGTTTGGAAAAAATGTTGataattttgaaaaatgttctcGATTAATAAAAACTGTTCCAGTTTGCATATTTGTTCAGtaattcaaaatttgttcatgTTGTCAAATTTTTTTcgcaaattcaaaaaatgttcaaagaatttcataaaaTGTTCATGTTTTGAAAAAATGATCATAATTTCAAACAAAATCGCAATTTTTGAAAAATGGGCCAGGTTTTAAAATTTGTTCACAAAGTCAATAGATGTTGATGTTTACAAAAAGTTTAGAATTTCAAATTTTTGTTCGCTTTCTTTTACAAAAAATGTTCCCACTTTCAAATTTTGTTCGGGAATTTCGAAAAATGTTTCCACTTTTAAATGGATATTGGACCATTAACAGAGGGGGAGTCTAGTGTCGACGATTAAAAATTGGGCCCAGTTAGAGCCCAGTGCTGAACCGAATGACAAGAACCGAAAATGGCAGCCCATTCTCACCGGCCCCCATTTCTTTCCTTCCCCACAGACAGACCACACCAAAATacctccgccaccgccgccgtcgctgccgccaccggccgccgccgcgatGCTCCGTCTCCGAGAGCGCATTGTTTCCCGTCTCCTCTCTTTCTCCTCCACATCCACCTCCGCCCCGGCCACCCCCCCACTCCGCCgcctcctctccgccgtcgcggCCCCCATTCCCCCGAGCCGAGGATTCGCCGTTGAGGAGTACCTCGTCGACACCTGCGGCCTCACCCGAGCCCAGGCACTCAAGGCCTCCACCAAGCTCTCCCACCTCAAGTCCCCCGCCAATCCCAACGCCGTCCTCGCGTTCCTCTCCGGCCTCGGCCTCTCCAGCGCCGAtgtcgccgccgtcgtcgccAAAGACCCGCTTTTCCTCTGCGCCGGCGTGGAGAGAACCCTGGGCCCCGTCGTCGCCGGGCTCACCGGCCTCGGTCTCTCGCGTCCTGAGATCGCCCGCCTCGTCTCGCTTGCCCACTGCCACTTCCGGCGCAGATCCATCGTCTCCAAGATGCACTACTACCTGCCCCTCTTGGGCTCCTTCCACAACTTCCTCCGGGCGTTCAAGTGCTCACCCTATCTTCTCGCGCGGGACCTTGATACGACGGTCAAACCCAATGTCGCCTTCCTGCAGGAGTGCGGGCTAGCTGCTTGTGATATTGCCAACCTGACCATGGTTATTTGGGGGATGCTGACCTGCGACCTGGAGCGCCTCCAGGCGATGGTGACATGCGCCGAAGGTATAGGCGTGCCCCGTGGCTCTGGGATGTTCAGAACTGCGCTACATGCTGTCGCATTCCAAAGCGAGGAGAAGATCACCGCCAAACTCGAGTACTTGAAGAAGACCTTCAGGTGGTCTGATACCCAAGTGAGGAATGCTGTGTCTAGGGCTCCAATGCTGCTGGGCAGGTCAAAGGACGCACTGCAGCGCAGGTCCGAGTTCCTGTTAGCTGAGGTGGGGCTGGAACCCGTGTGCATTGCTTATCGACCGATAATTCTCTGTCTTAGCCTGGAGGGCCGGGTCAGGCCCCGGTGCTATGTTGTAAAGTTTCTCAAGAAAAATGGATTGCTAGATCACGACCTGAGCTTCCATACTGCAGTCATGAAGACCGAGAAGGATTTCGTGGAAAAGTATATATGCCCTCACAAGGAAGCTGCGCCACACCTTGCTCAAGACTATGCAACCGCTTGCAAAGGGAAAGTGCCAGAGAATTTTAGATTTACATGAACCAGGAGTGGGCTAAGGAAATCGGTTACTATGTATTGCGCAACAAAGTTTTCACTCTGCATAGTAATCTGGTAATTCCTGTTTAGGTGTTCTTTGCCAAACTAGATTGTTGGTTATTTTCTGTAGTATGCCTGTTACATGCCGGTTTGGTCATTGCTAAATGCTAACTGCTATGAAACTGATAATTTTTCATTCCTGAACCCTGATATGTTGATGTTGTCATTCCTTTGAGAAGATCTCTGTGTTTACCTGATAATTTTTTTTCCTGAACCCTAAAGTCTAATTATATTTTTCTAAATCATGGTTGAGTGAAATATGTGTTGCCAGTTCCATTCTCTCATGTGTTTACATTTTAAGAGTGAACTGGAAAGTGGAATTTGCTGGCACCCCACCTTCCGATACACAGCCTGCCAAGATGGTGTTCAGTGAGATAAAACTCCTTCCACCAAGAAGAACATGTGGCCTAAAACTCTGCTCACTCTTTTTTTTTGAGAAGTACACCTCAATCTGTCTGGTAGATATCCTTTTGTTAGTAAGCAATCCATCTATTTTAATCCGATTAAGATATGCTTCTTCTGGTCATTGGTTGATTTCATTACTGAAATCTGCACTTGCTTCTCGTTGTATCATTGCTTCATGTCATTAGNNNNNNNNNNNNNNNNNNNNNNNNNNNNNNNNNNNNNNNNNNNNNNNNNNNNNNNNNNNNNNNNNNNNNNNNNNNNNNNNNNNNNNNNNNNNNNNNNNNNNNNNNNNNNNNNNNNNNNNNNNNNNNNNNNNNNNNNNNNNNNNNNNNNNNNNNNNNNNNNNNNNNANNNNNNNNNNNNNNNNNNNNNNNNNNNNNNNNNNNNNNNNNNNNNNNNNNNNNNNNNNNNNNNNNNNNNNNNNNNNNNNNNNNNNNNNNNNNNNNNNNNNNNNNNNNNNNNNNNNNNNNNNNNNNNNNNNNNNNNNNNNNNNNNNNNNNNNNNNNNNNNNNNNNNNNNNNNNNNNNNNNNNNNNNNNNNNNNNNNNNNNNNNNNNNNNNNNNNNNNNNNNNNNNNNNNNNNNNNNNNNNNNNNNNNNNNNNNNNNNNNNNNNNNNNNNNNNNNNNNNNNNNNNNNNNNNNNNNNNNNNNNNNNNNNNNNNNNNNNNNNNNNNNNNNNNNNNNNNNNNNNNNNNNNNNNNNNNNNNNNNNNNNNNNNNNNNNNNNNNNNNNNNNNNNNNNNNNNNNNNNNNNNNNNNNNNNNNNNNNNNNNNNNNNNNNNNNNNNNNNNNNNNNNNNNNNNNNNNNNNNNNNNNNNNNNNNNNNNNNNNNNNNNNNNNNNNNNNNNNNNNNNNNNNNNNNNNNNNNNNNNNNNNNNNNNNNNNNNNNNNNNNNNNNNNNNNNNNNNNNNNNNNNNNNNNNNNNNNNNNNNNNNNNNNNNNNNNNNNNNNN encodes:
- the LOC125553758 gene encoding uncharacterized protein LOC125553758, which encodes MLRLRERIVSRLLSFSSTSTSAPATPPLRRLLSAVAAPIPPSRGFAVEEYLVDTCGLTRAQALKASTKLSHLKSPANPNAVLAFLSGLGLSSADVAAVVAKDPLFLCAGVERTLGPVVAGLTGLGLSRPEIARLVSLAHCHFRRRSIVSKMHYYLPLLGSFHNFLRAFKCSPYLLARDLDTTVKPNVAFLQECGLAACDIANLTMVIWGMLTCDLERLQAMVTCAEGIGVPRGSGMFRTALHAVAFQSEEKITAKLEYLKKTFRWSDTQVRNAVSRAPMLLGRSKDALQRRSEFLLAEVGLEPVCIAYRPIILCLSLEGRVRPRCYVVKFLKKNGLLDHDLSFHTAVMKTEKDFVEKYICPHKEAAPHLAQDYATACKGKVPENFRFT